The following coding sequences lie in one Rutidosis leptorrhynchoides isolate AG116_Rl617_1_P2 chromosome 4, CSIRO_AGI_Rlap_v1, whole genome shotgun sequence genomic window:
- the LOC139844950 gene encoding cysteine-rich receptor-like protein kinase 10: MKLLSRLRGCLRSCATGRPTAAAAAAAAGADDNQSWDLFFELQTLQLATNFFSESNKLGHGGFGPVYKGLLPNGQEVAIKKLSLASRQGVREFTNEVKLLLKIQHKNLVMLLGCCVQGPEKMLVYEYLPNKSLDYILFDKTKSGSLQWTQRFKIILGVIRGLLYLHEEAPVRIIHRDIKAGNILLDNKLNPKIADFGLARLFPGDESHLNTFRISGTHGYMAPEYAMHGYLSVKADVFSFGVLVLEIVSGRRVNERQLGPEKSDLLTYTWSLFQTGKQLELVDESLDKCNPNEAAMCIQLGLLCCQAVVADRPDMNTLHLMMSNDSFTLPQPGIPGLQGRGGRWTTSYSSALTNTNVTNTNVSSTPSNHTEPSNNNSYTEDYSRNSISFSSINEGR, encoded by the exons ATGAAACTTCTCTCTCGTTTACGAGGTTGCCTGAGATCATGTGCAACTGGAAGACCaaccgccgccgccgccgccgccgccgctgGTGCAGACGATAATCAATCATGGGATTTGTTTTTCGAGCTGCAAACACTTCAACTGGCTACCAATTTCTTCTCTGAGTCCAATAAACTCGGTCATGGTGGCTTTGGTCCTGTCTATAAG GGTTTATTGCCTAATGGTCAAGAAGTAGCTATCAAGAAACTATCGCTTGCATCAAGACAAGGAGTACGTGAATTCACTAACGAGGTCAAATTATTACTCAAAATTCAGCACAAGAATTTGGTCATGCTGTTAGGATGCTGCGTACAAGGACCCGAAAAGATGCTTGTATACGAGTATCTACCAAATAAAAGCCTTGATTACATCCTTTTCGATAAAACAAAGTCTGGCTCTTTGCAATGGACACAAAGATTTAAAATCATTTTAGGTGTTATAAGAGGTCTGCTATATCTGCATGAAGAAGCCCCTGTAAGAATTATTCACAGAGACATTAAAGCCGGCAATATTTTGTTGGATAACAAATTAAATCCCAAAATCGCTGATTTTGGTTTGGCAAGACTTTTTCCAGGCGATGAATCACATTTGAATACGTTCAGAATTTCGGGTACTCA TGGATATATGGCTCCTGAGTATGCAATGCACGGATATTTATCAGTGAAAGCCGACGTGTTCAGTTTTGGAGTTTTAGTATTGGAGATTGTTAGTGGCCGAAGAGTTAACGAACGACAGCTTGGACCTGAGAAGTCAGATCTCTTGACCTAT ACATGGAGCCTCTTCCAAACAGGGAAACAATTGGAGTTAGTTGATGAAAGCCTCGATAAATGCAACCCAAATGAAGCAGCAATGTGCATACAACTAGGGTTGTTATGTTGTCAAGCTGTAGTTGCAGATAGGCCCGATATGAATACTCTTCATCTTATGATGTCAAATGACTCTTTTACCCTTCCGCAACCCGGAATTCCCGGACTTCAAGGCCGTGGTGGACGTTGGACCACCAGTTACTCATCAGCACTTACTAACACTAATGTTACTAACACTAATGTTAGTAGTACTCCAAGTAATCATACTGAACCCTCAAATAATAATAGTTACACAGAAGACTATTCTAGAAATTCTATTTCTTTTTCGTCAATAAACGAAGGTAGATAG